In the Paenibacillus pabuli genome, one interval contains:
- a CDS encoding BMP family lipoprotein, whose amino-acid sequence MKRGLSFVLSIIMLAILLAACGTSASKDEQSAQGGDSEKSLRMALVLPEKIGVNPFFVQMDEGFKKAGEEFKVDTKTIESTDPAAFEQNLRAAVAENYDLIITATFQAEDALKKVAAENPDKSFAIVDTTVDLPNVRSVGFREYEGAYLLGAAAGLSTKTDKVGMIAAMDVPLIKKYTEGFKAGLESVNPDAEFLVNYVGGFNDPAKAKELALVQFGKGADFIAGASAVGDLGVFEAAKEKGFYTSGQDTDRTVEDPEHIVLSQLKSTDTVAYETVKDFVEGNFKAGAVNYGLKEDGVGLTFVTRDSESALSDFVGQEVIDKVKAINEDIVSGKIVVKDPLQQ is encoded by the coding sequence ATGAAAAGAGGCTTATCGTTCGTCTTATCGATCATCATGTTGGCAATTTTGCTTGCGGCTTGTGGAACTTCGGCTTCCAAAGACGAACAATCGGCCCAAGGCGGCGACAGTGAGAAATCACTGCGCATGGCACTCGTACTTCCTGAAAAAATCGGGGTAAACCCGTTCTTTGTACAAATGGATGAAGGTTTCAAAAAAGCAGGCGAAGAGTTTAAAGTAGATACCAAAACAATCGAATCCACAGACCCGGCAGCTTTCGAGCAAAATCTGCGTGCTGCGGTTGCGGAGAACTATGATCTGATTATTACGGCGACATTCCAGGCAGAAGATGCACTGAAAAAGGTGGCTGCCGAGAATCCGGACAAGTCGTTTGCCATCGTGGATACAACGGTTGACCTGCCTAACGTACGCAGCGTTGGTTTCCGTGAATATGAGGGGGCGTACCTGCTTGGTGCGGCTGCCGGACTGTCCACCAAAACGGATAAAGTCGGCATGATCGCAGCGATGGACGTTCCATTGATCAAGAAATATACCGAAGGTTTCAAAGCAGGACTGGAATCCGTTAACCCGGATGCAGAATTCCTCGTGAACTACGTTGGTGGCTTCAATGACCCTGCCAAGGCGAAAGAACTGGCACTGGTACAATTCGGCAAAGGCGCTGACTTCATTGCTGGTGCATCTGCAGTAGGTGATCTGGGCGTATTCGAAGCGGCGAAGGAAAAAGGCTTCTATACTTCCGGTCAGGATACGGACCGCACGGTTGAAGATCCGGAGCACATTGTATTGTCCCAATTGAAATCCACAGATACGGTTGCTTATGAAACAGTGAAGGATTTCGTAGAAGGAAACTTCAAAGCAGGTGCTGTAAACTACGGCCTGAAAGAGGACGGCGTCGGTCTGACTTTCGTTACACGTGATAGCGAATCCGCACTGAGTGATTTTGTTGGACAAGAGGTTATCGACAAGGTTAAAGCAATTAATGAAGATATCGTATCCGGCAAAATCGTTGTGAAAGATCCATTGCAGCAATAG
- a CDS encoding response regulator transcription factor, whose translation MEHVRVLVVDDHAHAREAICSILSEDHLFEVIGTASSGQEALELTEQWMPDLILMDVQMPDMDGLEATRLIKLRFPYVIIVMVTVSDDVTYLFEALKQGAQGYLLKNLAPSTWLEYLRAIVSDDAPLSKELAYRILQEFPAPRSEDVPDNPLTSRELEILQWVSAGYTNREIADQLGISDQTVKNHLKNILQKLQLENRVQLTRYALESGLAGRKLRK comes from the coding sequence ATGGAGCATGTACGTGTATTGGTTGTCGATGACCACGCCCATGCGCGTGAAGCGATATGCAGCATATTATCGGAAGACCACCTGTTTGAAGTCATCGGGACGGCATCAAGCGGACAGGAAGCGCTGGAACTGACCGAACAGTGGATGCCGGACCTTATTCTGATGGACGTGCAGATGCCCGATATGGATGGGCTCGAGGCTACCCGGCTTATCAAGCTGCGCTTCCCTTACGTGATCATCGTCATGGTGACGGTCTCGGACGATGTAACGTATCTGTTCGAAGCACTAAAGCAGGGTGCTCAAGGTTATTTGCTCAAAAACTTAGCTCCCTCCACCTGGCTTGAATATCTGCGCGCCATCGTCTCGGACGATGCACCGCTCAGCAAGGAATTGGCGTACCGGATTTTGCAGGAGTTCCCTGCGCCACGCAGTGAAGATGTGCCGGATAACCCGCTTACCTCGCGGGAACTCGAGATTCTGCAGTGGGTATCCGCAGGGTATACGAACCGCGAAATTGCCGACCAGCTTGGCATTTCCGATCAAACGGTGAAAAATCACCTCAAAAATATTTTGCAGAAGCTGCAGCTCGAAAACCGTGTTCAATTAACCCGCTATGCACTTGAAAGCGGCCTTGCCGGACGAAAACTGCGCAAGTAG
- a CDS encoding ABC transporter permease, translated as MQQLFDAAMFGSTLRIMTPILLAALGGALCSRVGLFNVGLEGLVLIGAFSAIVGNYLFGNVLLAVIFSIIIVMLFSALFAFISINLKANAIVVGISLNFLATGLTTFALRAIFDVKGAYYDKDMVGLPKWDIPLIKDIPWVGDVVSGHSPLVYLGIILVIALQFYLFKSVSGFRLRSVGENPIAAQSIGIKVRGIQYGAVLMCGILCALAGAQLSLGQVTMFTEGMTAGRGFIALVATMLGQANPLGVMGSSVLFGFMEALSIRLQGFSLPTHFTLMLPYIVTLVAMFFFKDRTYAQDALKAGGSSR; from the coding sequence ATGCAGCAACTGTTTGATGCAGCCATGTTTGGCTCTACTTTACGGATTATGACTCCGATCCTGCTTGCAGCGCTCGGCGGGGCATTATGCTCCCGTGTCGGCCTCTTCAACGTGGGTCTCGAGGGACTCGTGCTGATCGGCGCTTTCTCCGCGATCGTCGGTAACTATTTATTTGGCAATGTACTGCTCGCCGTTATCTTCTCTATTATTATTGTGATGCTGTTCTCGGCTCTGTTTGCTTTTATTAGTATTAATCTCAAGGCGAACGCCATCGTGGTCGGGATATCACTGAATTTCCTGGCCACAGGTCTGACAACCTTTGCACTGCGAGCGATTTTTGATGTGAAGGGTGCATACTACGACAAGGACATGGTGGGGCTTCCCAAATGGGATATTCCACTGATTAAGGACATTCCGTGGGTTGGCGATGTAGTTTCGGGGCACAGCCCGCTCGTTTACCTCGGAATCATACTCGTTATTGCATTACAATTTTATTTGTTCAAAAGTGTATCAGGTTTCCGTCTGCGTTCCGTCGGCGAGAACCCTATTGCAGCACAGAGCATCGGGATCAAGGTACGCGGCATTCAATATGGTGCGGTTCTGATGTGTGGTATTCTGTGTGCCTTGGCTGGCGCTCAGTTGTCGCTCGGTCAGGTGACGATGTTCACGGAGGGCATGACCGCAGGTCGCGGCTTCATCGCATTGGTAGCAACCATGCTTGGCCAAGCGAATCCGCTGGGTGTAATGGGTTCCAGTGTGCTGTTCGGCTTCATGGAAGCACTCAGCATTCGTCTGCAGGGCTTCTCCCTGCCAACTCACTTTACGTTGATGCTGCCATATATTGTGACGCTGGTGGCGATGTTCTTTTTCAAAGACCGTACGTATGCACAAGATGCACTGAAAGCGGGCGGAAGCTCACGTTAA
- a CDS encoding bifunctional diguanylate cyclase/phosphohydrolase — MNFIRNLIHKADRSSMYVVLLSCAGIGIFLYMNKLSYLHLSTEEWVMVYTMLGAALILDYFTFQIPPKGNQQSMDSSVYLACIFMFGGAFSLSVLLPVSLILLIKDRQLAWWKHIVNFSIYSLMIAGAASVFTWTGGVPGALDGYNLLPYFAALAAYFVINTLTLGLFFHFSTKDALQQMKRAFVTESLLVYLCTLILALVLTILVIHNGVLGLLLYLSLSILLSHAFKQLFLMYQSIEEKANTDQRTGLFNHSYFENMLENELAAARAEGTPLSLGLIDIDDFKKYNDRFGHLQGDSLLALLGDFLNRKTEGTPVTAFRYGGEEFTLLMPGMELDEAFTFMNKLRKQLNDTPFEGVEVFPHGCLSFSAGVARYQVDMYNKSQLVDQADKALYYAKKQGKNNVHRHGSNDGMEHEIDLVQDVRDIEQQLNLFRYKDIDTFKHSKRVYKYALDLSELLELENAEKRQFVLGALIHDIGKLEIPWSILNKKEKLTAEEWETIKGHVTWGKKMVLTNERFNDLIPYIELHHERFDGKGYPYGLRDREIPRLCRMLTVIDSFDAMTTERPYQKTKTVDEAINELRACAGSQFDPELAEIFIRYIQKKTAHQLLS, encoded by the coding sequence ATGAACTTCATTCGTAATCTTATCCATAAAGCAGACCGAAGCAGCATGTACGTTGTTTTGCTGAGCTGCGCGGGCATCGGTATTTTTCTGTATATGAACAAGTTGTCTTATCTGCACCTTTCCACCGAGGAATGGGTTATGGTCTATACGATGCTGGGTGCCGCGCTGATCCTGGATTACTTCACGTTCCAGATCCCTCCCAAGGGCAATCAGCAGTCTATGGACTCTTCCGTGTATCTTGCCTGTATCTTCATGTTCGGCGGTGCGTTCAGCCTGTCTGTGCTCCTGCCTGTTTCCCTCATTTTATTAATCAAGGATCGCCAGCTCGCCTGGTGGAAACATATCGTTAATTTCAGCATTTATAGCCTTATGATTGCGGGAGCGGCTTCCGTTTTTACATGGACCGGCGGTGTTCCAGGTGCCCTGGACGGGTATAACCTGCTTCCCTATTTCGCAGCACTTGCCGCATACTTTGTCATTAATACACTCACGCTGGGCTTGTTCTTTCATTTCTCCACCAAGGACGCTCTGCAGCAGATGAAACGTGCGTTCGTGACCGAATCACTGCTCGTCTATCTATGTACGCTGATCCTGGCGCTGGTACTGACCATACTCGTCATCCATAACGGCGTTCTGGGCTTGCTGCTCTATCTGAGTCTCAGCATTCTGTTATCCCACGCGTTCAAACAGCTGTTCCTGATGTACCAGAGTATTGAAGAAAAGGCGAATACGGATCAACGAACCGGTCTGTTTAACCACAGCTACTTCGAAAACATGCTGGAAAATGAACTGGCTGCTGCCCGTGCGGAAGGAACCCCACTCTCTTTGGGGCTGATCGATATTGATGACTTCAAAAAATACAATGACCGCTTCGGTCATCTGCAGGGTGACAGTCTGCTTGCTCTGCTGGGAGACTTTCTAAACCGCAAAACGGAAGGCACACCAGTGACGGCGTTTCGTTATGGCGGGGAAGAGTTCACGCTACTCATGCCAGGCATGGAGCTGGACGAAGCCTTTACATTTATGAACAAACTGCGCAAGCAGCTGAACGATACCCCTTTTGAAGGAGTCGAGGTGTTTCCACACGGCTGCCTCTCCTTCTCCGCCGGCGTAGCACGATACCAGGTGGATATGTACAACAAATCACAGCTTGTGGACCAAGCTGACAAAGCGCTCTATTATGCCAAAAAGCAGGGCAAAAACAATGTGCACCGTCATGGCAGCAATGACGGCATGGAACATGAGATTGACCTGGTACAGGATGTACGGGATATCGAGCAGCAGCTGAACCTGTTCAGGTACAAGGATATCGATACATTCAAACACTCCAAAAGAGTATATAAATATGCCCTTGATCTTAGCGAGCTGCTGGAACTCGAAAATGCGGAGAAACGTCAGTTTGTACTGGGTGCACTGATTCATGATATCGGTAAACTTGAGATTCCGTGGTCTATCCTGAACAAAAAGGAAAAGCTGACTGCAGAAGAATGGGAAACGATTAAGGGACATGTCACCTGGGGCAAAAAAATGGTGCTGACCAACGAACGTTTCAACGATCTGATCCCGTATATTGAATTGCATCATGAGCGGTTTGACGGCAAAGGATATCCCTACGGTTTAAGAGACCGTGAAATTCCCCGCTTGTGCCGTATGCTGACTGTCATTGATTCATTCGACGCGATGACCACCGAACGACCGTATCAGAAAACCAAAACGGTGGATGAAGCGATCAACGAATTACGTGCATGTGCTGGCTCCCAATTCGACCCTGAGCTGGCGGAGATTTTTATCCGTTACATCCAAAAGAAGACGGCTCACCAGCTGTTATCCTAA
- a CDS encoding sensor histidine kinase, with protein MSYKQIKWMILLIPTLTVGLWEYIRHQFLMPYLSMDAGNWLTPVIVYLVSVTLLSRLFKMLEGARAALEQERASKAALEARDQLARELHDGIAQSLFLLSVKTDKAERGMAGTGHEHEIQEIRKTVHEVNAYVRQAIAQLRYVPGHPAVPTGVSLQGQVELLTQETIPGARIQWKLDSTFFTPKEQVELLACIREALINVRKHAQATDIHVEAEGSPLSWSVRIRDNGVGVSGDPLHLKDRYGLRITKERAIQMGWSFSLDSKPGLTQMTIGKGDT; from the coding sequence ATGTCCTACAAACAAATCAAATGGATGATTCTGCTGATCCCCACATTAACCGTTGGCCTCTGGGAATACATACGTCATCAATTTTTAATGCCCTATCTCTCCATGGATGCGGGGAATTGGCTGACTCCCGTTATCGTATACCTTGTTAGCGTTACTTTGCTAAGCCGACTGTTCAAGATGCTGGAAGGTGCCAGAGCGGCGCTGGAGCAGGAACGAGCCTCGAAGGCCGCTCTTGAGGCACGCGACCAGCTGGCTCGTGAGCTTCATGACGGCATTGCGCAATCCCTCTTTCTCTTGTCTGTCAAAACAGATAAAGCCGAGCGTGGTATGGCTGGTACCGGCCACGAACATGAAATCCAGGAAATCCGCAAAACCGTGCATGAAGTAAACGCTTATGTCCGGCAAGCCATTGCCCAGCTGCGATATGTGCCCGGCCATCCTGCCGTGCCTACAGGGGTTTCCCTTCAGGGACAAGTCGAATTGTTAACGCAGGAAACCATACCGGGAGCCCGAATCCAGTGGAAGCTGGATAGCACTTTTTTTACACCCAAAGAACAAGTGGAGCTCCTTGCCTGTATTCGGGAAGCTCTGATTAACGTACGCAAACATGCTCAGGCTACGGACATACATGTGGAAGCGGAGGGCAGTCCCCTTTCCTGGTCTGTTCGCATTCGGGATAACGGAGTAGGCGTTAGTGGTGATCCGCTGCATCTTAAGGACCGATACGGATTGCGGATAACGAAGGAACGAGCCATTCAGATGGGCTGGTCCTTTTCCCTGGATTCCAAACCTGGTTTAACACAAATGACGATAGGTAAGGGGGACACTTAA
- a CDS encoding copper resistance CopC/CopD family protein, whose amino-acid sequence MRWDKRHWAVMVSLLLMCCLVMPQWASAHAYIVKASPGENELVATAPERLTLEFNESLQTAFYDIKITAPDGTQADDGNVQIDAERPHVLETGLRSGLGNGTYAVSWKAVSADGHPIQGAYVFHIGEPSGAPAGLADLTSGSGQSGGPIKWILSLTDWIQYLGLSVILGTLAFLLFRIAPASMAREPLEVPGSYKLLWISYAAASVAAIISLPLNTIYESGVAIHEFSWALMGSALKLTSFGLIWMAQMLILMLLAVTILSGYDRDRSLKVRIWSSYGSLILVLGWLLTHAMTGHPAAAEQRALAITMDYVHLIAAAFWIGALTAMAVCLPPLADKLPPKVRGEVYWGAIRRFAAWGIGAVAALVATGIYSSLVILPEPVLTSLLTTTYGYVLIAKIILLLVMIAFAWRHARTARHGKDNRLAGSLKVELATGAIVLALAAVLTHLSPGQPEAAGPYKEVQTTEDGSTITLQVSPNVTGENQFEVSVKAPDGSVVKDLEQITLTLTHLDMDMGIYEVTIPKNDTGVYQAEEYISMPGRWSIKVHLLTRSLDSLDTEFEIDTANP is encoded by the coding sequence ATGAGATGGGACAAACGGCACTGGGCCGTTATGGTTTCCCTGCTGCTCATGTGTTGTCTGGTTATGCCGCAATGGGCTTCAGCCCATGCATATATTGTTAAGGCTTCGCCAGGGGAGAACGAGCTGGTAGCCACCGCTCCAGAACGTTTGACCCTGGAATTCAATGAATCGCTGCAAACGGCCTTCTATGATATTAAAATTACTGCACCTGACGGTACACAGGCGGATGACGGCAACGTACAGATAGACGCCGAGCGTCCACACGTTCTTGAAACGGGACTGCGCAGCGGACTCGGCAACGGTACATATGCCGTCAGCTGGAAAGCCGTATCGGCCGATGGCCACCCCATTCAAGGAGCCTATGTCTTCCATATTGGGGAACCTTCAGGTGCCCCTGCGGGTTTGGCGGATCTGACATCCGGCTCAGGACAATCGGGCGGGCCGATCAAATGGATCCTTTCCCTGACCGATTGGATTCAATATCTTGGATTATCTGTTATCCTGGGCACACTCGCCTTCCTGCTTTTCCGGATCGCTCCGGCGTCCATGGCGAGAGAACCACTGGAGGTGCCAGGCAGCTATAAGCTGTTATGGATTAGCTATGCCGCAGCTTCTGTTGCCGCAATCATCAGTTTGCCGCTGAACACCATTTACGAGTCAGGGGTGGCTATCCATGAATTCAGCTGGGCACTCATGGGCAGTGCCTTGAAGCTAACGTCGTTTGGCCTTATCTGGATGGCGCAAATGCTCATTCTGATGCTGCTTGCAGTCACGATCCTGTCAGGGTATGACCGGGATCGCTCTTTGAAGGTCCGCATCTGGTCATCTTACGGTTCACTGATCCTTGTGCTTGGGTGGCTGCTCACGCATGCCATGACAGGCCACCCTGCCGCAGCCGAGCAGCGCGCACTCGCCATAACCATGGACTACGTTCACCTGATTGCAGCAGCATTCTGGATCGGTGCCCTGACAGCCATGGCGGTTTGTCTGCCTCCACTGGCAGACAAGCTCCCCCCCAAGGTACGAGGAGAAGTGTACTGGGGAGCCATCCGCCGTTTTGCAGCTTGGGGCATTGGCGCTGTAGCCGCTCTAGTTGCTACAGGGATCTATAGCAGTTTGGTCATTTTACCCGAACCTGTGCTGACGTCCCTGCTCACCACCACTTACGGTTACGTGCTGATCGCGAAGATCATTCTGCTGCTGGTGATGATCGCATTCGCATGGCGCCATGCCCGAACGGCCAGACATGGAAAAGATAACCGACTGGCGGGCAGTCTCAAGGTAGAGCTGGCTACAGGTGCCATTGTGCTTGCTCTGGCCGCCGTACTCACCCATCTGTCTCCCGGACAGCCTGAAGCCGCTGGCCCTTATAAGGAAGTACAAACAACAGAGGATGGCTCAACGATCACGCTTCAGGTCAGCCCAAATGTAACCGGAGAGAATCAGTTCGAGGTGAGCGTGAAAGCACCTGACGGCAGCGTAGTGAAAGATCTGGAGCAGATCACATTAACGCTGACCCATCTGGATATGGACATGGGTATCTATGAAGTCACCATTCCGAAAAACGATACCGGAGTATACCAGGCGGAAGAATACATCTCCATGCCTGGACGATGGAGCATCAAGGTTCACCTGTTGACCCGATCACTGGATTCACTGGACACCGAGTTCGAGATCGACACAGCCAATCCATAG
- a CDS encoding ABC transporter ATP-binding protein, with product MLLEMDQITKKYGGFTANRDIRFNLREGEIHALVGENGAGKTTLMRMLYGMEQPTSGTIKVRGREVSFATPSQAMASGIGMVHQHFMLFPSFTVAENIVIGREPAAAGVFDRKQAAAQVNDLGQKYGMPVDPWKKVSECPLGMQQRVEILKVLHQGADIIILDEPSAVLTPLEVKELLANMKSLAALGKTFVLITHKLQEVMDVADRITVLRDGQVTGTLEAKDTNVEELSRLMVGRELVRLDKQPSVPAEAVLQVEGVNLSGAKDRSALKDIHMEVRKGEVVGIAGISGNGQSELIQVIAGLRNADSGRVLLSGQDTTNWPVRRIREHGLAHIPEDRYMWGAAKDASVRENGLMGHHHRLQTRGVIKAKAARAMVEGWIKQFSIKTGSAETKAQFLSGGNLQKLIAAREFAQDAPFLIAAEPTRGVDIGAMETIHAELLRKRNEGAGVLLVSSELSEILQLSDRIIVMYEGEIAGELKADEATEEQISLLMAGGKERI from the coding sequence ATGCTGTTGGAGATGGATCAGATTACGAAGAAATACGGCGGCTTCACCGCCAATCGGGACATCCGTTTTAATTTGCGTGAGGGAGAGATTCATGCCCTCGTTGGTGAGAATGGAGCGGGCAAAACAACCCTGATGCGTATGCTGTACGGAATGGAGCAGCCAACGTCAGGTACGATCAAAGTCCGGGGGCGCGAGGTGAGCTTCGCCACTCCGTCTCAAGCCATGGCAAGCGGCATTGGCATGGTGCATCAGCATTTCATGCTGTTTCCTTCCTTTACGGTAGCCGAGAATATTGTCATTGGGCGCGAGCCGGCTGCAGCGGGCGTATTCGACCGCAAACAGGCAGCCGCTCAAGTGAACGATCTGGGCCAAAAATACGGCATGCCCGTTGACCCGTGGAAAAAAGTATCCGAATGTCCTCTCGGCATGCAGCAGCGTGTAGAGATTCTCAAGGTGCTGCATCAGGGTGCGGATATTATCATCCTGGACGAGCCTTCAGCAGTACTGACACCACTGGAAGTCAAGGAATTGCTGGCAAATATGAAATCTCTTGCCGCGCTGGGGAAGACCTTCGTTTTGATTACACACAAACTGCAGGAAGTCATGGACGTGGCTGACCGGATTACGGTTCTCCGTGATGGTCAGGTAACAGGCACGTTGGAAGCGAAGGACACCAATGTGGAGGAATTATCCCGTTTAATGGTTGGGCGTGAATTGGTACGTCTCGACAAGCAGCCATCCGTTCCGGCAGAAGCTGTACTCCAGGTGGAGGGCGTAAACTTGTCCGGAGCGAAGGATCGGTCGGCGCTGAAGGATATCCATATGGAGGTTCGAAAAGGAGAGGTCGTTGGCATCGCAGGCATCTCTGGTAACGGTCAGTCCGAACTGATCCAGGTTATTGCCGGACTGCGCAATGCAGACAGCGGCCGTGTCCTGCTCTCTGGGCAGGATACAACAAATTGGCCTGTCCGCCGCATCCGCGAGCATGGACTTGCTCACATTCCCGAGGATCGCTATATGTGGGGAGCAGCCAAGGATGCAAGTGTGCGTGAGAATGGACTCATGGGACATCATCACCGGCTTCAGACACGAGGCGTTATTAAGGCCAAGGCTGCACGGGCCATGGTGGAGGGCTGGATTAAACAGTTCAGCATCAAAACCGGTTCAGCAGAAACGAAGGCACAGTTCCTGTCAGGAGGTAATCTGCAAAAGCTGATTGCCGCGCGTGAATTTGCGCAGGATGCTCCGTTTCTGATTGCAGCGGAACCTACACGGGGTGTGGACATCGGAGCCATGGAGACGATTCATGCCGAGCTGCTCCGTAAACGTAATGAAGGTGCCGGTGTGCTGCTCGTTTCTTCGGAGTTATCCGAGATTTTGCAATTGTCTGATCGAATCATTGTGATGTATGAAGGCGAGATTGCCGGGGAACTGAAGGCAGACGAAGCCACGGAAGAACAGATTAGCCTGTTGATGGCAGGAGGGAAAGAGCGGATATGA
- a CDS encoding DUF5317 domain-containing protein, with protein MVYDGILLGLIVGLFRGGYRYGLHQFATLQLRGGWIFPLLLLAQFLIFFLQERLDWVASINGYLFAAVYVTGLAFLWLNRHHRGFTLIWIGVFLNFIVMAVNGGRMPVSVEASAVLGPYYVDMLREGGAVSKHYMMDASTHLSFLGDIIPLSSPYPRTQVISIGDVVMNIGIFLFIKYMMVNRSGKAVAPATSIRPEEIRTDSKEGRSFP; from the coding sequence ATGGTATATGACGGCATTCTGCTCGGTTTGATCGTTGGACTGTTCCGGGGCGGGTACCGGTATGGTCTCCACCAGTTTGCAACACTTCAACTTCGCGGCGGGTGGATATTCCCACTGTTGCTGCTCGCCCAATTCCTTATCTTTTTCTTGCAGGAAAGACTGGATTGGGTTGCATCCATCAATGGGTATCTCTTTGCGGCTGTTTACGTCACAGGTCTTGCATTTCTGTGGCTGAACCGGCATCACCGGGGATTTACACTGATCTGGATTGGCGTGTTCCTCAATTTCATCGTTATGGCGGTGAATGGTGGACGCATGCCTGTCTCGGTGGAGGCTTCCGCTGTACTTGGACCTTACTATGTGGATATGCTTCGTGAAGGTGGAGCCGTATCGAAACATTATATGATGGATGCATCTACCCACCTGTCCTTCCTGGGTGATATCATCCCGCTCTCCAGCCCTTATCCGCGGACCCAGGTGATCAGCATCGGCGATGTGGTCATGAACATTGGTATATTCCTGTTTATCAAGTACATGATGGTGAATCGTTCCGGCAAGGCAGTAGCGCCAGCGACATCCATCCGGCCTGAAGAGATTAGGACAGACTCCAAGGAAGGGAGGTCTTTTCCATGA
- a CDS encoding ABC transporter permease encodes MNRVKETLRGLVQPLLAIVIGLLAGAVAILIVGGNVFETYAEMWKGAFGNFYFFTNTLARSTPIILAGLGVALAFRAGFFNMGAEGQMILGGLSAALTALYLPGPGWFVCIAAIVAGILAGGIWSVFAGWLDARFGMNLLITTLLLNYIAIYFGGYMVSYPFKDRTGSAAMAQTPMIDQGVWLPKLFQGMGLHAGFIIAIVAAIVIYWFTHKTVTGYEIRMLGSNPSFATYGGVRRIRMMMLSMVISGGLAGLAGAGEVLGTQYRFLDGSLSSASYAWSGIMATLLARSHPLGTAVAAILLAALQTGAMGMERNTDVPLEVGSVIQAVLTLFVSAQIGYSFLKRRKEKKSNAATV; translated from the coding sequence ATGAATCGGGTAAAAGAAACACTTCGCGGACTCGTACAGCCGCTGCTTGCCATAGTAATCGGCTTGCTTGCAGGAGCTGTGGCAATTCTGATTGTTGGCGGGAATGTCTTCGAGACGTATGCAGAGATGTGGAAGGGAGCCTTCGGGAACTTCTACTTCTTCACGAATACACTGGCTCGTTCGACACCCATTATACTTGCTGGACTGGGTGTAGCGCTGGCATTTCGTGCGGGATTTTTCAACATGGGAGCCGAAGGACAGATGATTCTCGGGGGGCTCAGTGCTGCGCTGACGGCGCTCTATCTGCCAGGACCCGGATGGTTTGTCTGCATTGCAGCCATTGTGGCAGGAATTTTGGCCGGAGGAATCTGGTCGGTGTTTGCCGGCTGGCTGGATGCCCGGTTTGGCATGAATCTGTTGATTACTACGCTGCTCCTTAACTATATTGCCATATACTTTGGCGGATACATGGTATCCTACCCGTTCAAGGATCGTACCGGATCAGCAGCGATGGCTCAGACTCCGATGATTGATCAGGGGGTCTGGCTGCCTAAGCTTTTCCAGGGTATGGGACTGCACGCCGGATTTATTATTGCGATCGTAGCTGCGATCGTGATCTACTGGTTTACGCACAAAACGGTAACTGGTTATGAGATCCGCATGCTCGGAAGCAATCCGTCGTTCGCGACGTACGGCGGGGTACGCCGGATACGGATGATGATGCTGTCCATGGTGATCAGCGGCGGACTGGCGGGTCTGGCGGGTGCTGGCGAAGTGCTGGGAACACAGTACCGTTTCCTGGATGGATCATTGTCATCGGCAAGCTACGCATGGAGCGGCATCATGGCGACATTGCTCGCCCGCTCGCACCCACTCGGTACCGCTGTAGCGGCAATTTTGCTTGCGGCTCTACAGACAGGCGCGATGGGTATGGAACGGAATACGGATGTACCGCTTGAAGTCGGCAGTGTGATCCAGGCCGTGCTGACCTTATTTGTATCAGCCCAGATCGGGTATTCATTCCTGAAGCGGAGAAAGGAGAAAAAGTCCAATGCAGCAACTGTTTGA